From the genome of Papaver somniferum cultivar HN1 chromosome 2, ASM357369v1, whole genome shotgun sequence, one region includes:
- the LOC113353589 gene encoding WRKY transcription factor 71-like has translation MSDDKSTARDLYYQEYHHQLYNNSYDRSTFNHQSGNNNIPRSSSSASSFHNDLNGLLSSSSSSDPLTQQQLSFTDYLHGTSVDYNTGGDRDFNLLPCSSPEIFSSLDGVGGVLDKNKNHIGGSKISNLVVDPAGCTGDIVNNPVTPNSSSVSSSSTEAAGDDDSCNKRKTNDENQLSKGSEDGNDLSKNKLNKQNKKVDKKQREPRFAFMTKSEVDHLEDGYRWRKYGQKAVKNSIYPRSYYRCTTQKCTVKKRVERSYQDPAVVITTYEGQHNHQSPATLRGNAARLLAPSMLTSPSPFVGSSSFPPRHQDLMLRMPSSSFTNDNNQVHDYKSSNYMYPQNNLTATTTVLHQQQLPADYGLLQDMVPSFNHDEQKQHP, from the exons ATGTCTGATGATAAATCTACAGCTAGAGATCTATACTACCAGGAATATCATCATCAATTATACAACAACAGCTATGATCGTTCTACTTTCAATCACCAAAGCGGTAACAATAACATACCACGTTCATCATCGTCGGCATCATCATTTCATAATGATCTAAATGGGTTACTCAGTAGTAGTAGTAGCAGTGATCCATTAACGCAGCAACAACTAAGTTTCACTGACTATCTTCATGGCACCTCGGTGGATTATAACACAGGAGGTGATAGAGATTTTAACTTATTGCCTTGTTCATCGCCAGAGATTTTCTCTTCTTTAGATGGTGTGGGTGGTGTTCTAGATAAAAACAAGAATCATATTGGTGGAAGTAAGATTAGTAATTTAGTAGTGGATCCAGCTGGGTGCACTGGTGATATTGTTAATAATCCGGTAACACCGAATTCTTCATCggtttcttcttcatctacagAAGCAGCCGGTGATGATGATTCTtgtaataaaagaaaaacaaacgatGAGAATCAATTATCCAAAGGGTCTGAAGATGGAAATGATTTGTCTAAGAATAAACT GAACAAACAGAACAAGAAAGTCGATAAAAAGCAAAGAGAACCTCGTTTCGCCTTCATGACTAAGAGCGAAGTCGATCATCTTGAAGACGGATATAGATGGAGGAAATATGGGCAGAAGGCCGTAAAGAATAGCATTTATCCGAG AAGCTATTATCGATGTACCACGCAGAAATGCACGGTGAAAAAACGCGTTGAAAGATCATATCAAGATCCAGCAGTTGTTATAACAACATATGAGGGCCAACATAATCATCAAAGTCCGGCAACACTTCGAGGAAATGCTGCTAGGTTATTAGCACCATCCATGTTAACATCGCCATCACCATTTGTTGGTTCCAGCAGCTTTCCTCCTCGTCATCAAGACCTAATGCTTCGCATGCCCTCATCATCATTCACAAACGACAATAACCAAGTTCATGATTATAAATCATCAAACTATATGTACCCACAAAATAACCTTACTGCTACCACTACTGTTCTTCATCAGCAACAGCTTCCAGCTGATTATGGTCTGTTACAAGACATGGTTCCTTCTTTCAATCATGATGAACAGAAACAACATCCGTAA